The genome window GCCATAGAAAAAAACCAACCACCAGTATCGGCAACGTCCAAAGTAGAACTGTTTTCCAGGACAACTTCATGAACTTCTACACTCTCCTAAAAATAAGTAATGTGATGTCAAGTAATGTGATGTCTGCAACCGCAGCTAGTCTCAACTGAGTTATTAAAGTGTTCTTCTCTTTGCAAGAATTGGCTGCGCTGATGCTGTCGAGTACCCAGAGAAAGCACCACGCTTGCAGGCTGAATCCCATGGCCTAGACAGTCAACCCATGCAGCCCCTATACAGGTCTGCGCAGGGCAACTGGCCCCACAATCTAGTCTAATGCCTCCAAAGGCAGCAACCAAAATTGACAAACATCAACGTCATACCATTGAATCTTAACTAAATTTAACAGAATTATCAGGATTTCTAACCAAATCTGATGAAGTGGGGAGCACAATCGCAGTCTAGACTTGCGATGATTCTATGCTAGATGGCTTTAGTCTGATAAAGCCTATGCGAATTTCTATTTTTCAGATAAGCTCTTATTCCAGAGTTCGCTAACAACGATTGTTGCTCACGCCTTCACCATTTTTCTTCACTACTTTTGTCAGTGAATCCTAGTCAGCGAATCCTGTTGCCTCTGATAGGATAATGCTGAACCAACTCGACGTTGAGTTTTGTCTCATGACGGCTGAATTACCACTAGGTACTAGGCATAATACTTGTGAACTAAATTGAAGGCTGATATAAACCCCAATGACAGCGAAACAATCCCCCGTTCCCTCTGGCGCAATGCCAATCCTTAGCGTTGATTTAGGGCGCACGTCTATTAAAGCTTGTGTCAGCCGCGATCAAGCTGGGGTTGTTCTGATTCCTGCAAATGTTGCCCATCTCACAGTTGAACAGGTGCGGCGAGGTGGTTTTGAATCTCGATTGACAGATCCCTTGTTGGACATTTGGTTAGAGTATCAGGGCAAGGGATATGCAATTGGTCAAATGGCCGCTGATTTTGGTGCTGACTTGGGCATAGGTAAGTCGAAGGTTGAGGATGCTCTCTATAAGGTATTTGCCTGTATCGGCTACTTTCGATTAAAGGGCGACATAGCTGTGGTGTTGGGGTTACCCTATCAGTCCCAAGAGCAGTTTGATCGTGAAAAGGAGCAACTGATTAGTACAATCCGATCGCCCCATGTCATGTTCTATCGCGGTGAACCTGTCTCAGTAAACGTCAAACAGGTATGGGTTGTACCTGAAGGTTACGGTAGTTTGATTTGGTGTGAAGCCTCTGAAAAGGACATCCCTGGCCTCAGCTTCTTGAATATGTCTGTGGCAGTTGTGGACATTGGCCATCAAACCACCGACTTCCTGATGGTTGATCGCTTCCGATTTGCACGAGGTGCCTCCCAAAGTGAGCCA of Cyanobacteriota bacterium contains these proteins:
- a CDS encoding ParM/StbA family protein, which produces MTAKQSPVPSGAMPILSVDLGRTSIKACVSRDQAGVVLIPANVAHLTVEQVRRGGFESRLTDPLLDIWLEYQGKGYAIGQMAADFGADLGIGKSKVEDALYKVFACIGYFRLKGDIAVVLGLPYQSQEQFDREKEQLISTIRSPHVMFYRGEPVSVNVKQVWVVPEGYGSLIWCEASEKDIPGLSFLNMSVAVVDIGHQTTDFLMVDRFRFARGASQSEPFAMNKFYEQVASQIKGADSQSLLLMEAVNRPSGQRFYRPRGATRPANLDDIIPSLRQSFARDLCDRLIEWLPERVTDVIVAGGGGEFFWEDLQQLLKEAQLRVHLASPCRQANALGQYIYGEIQMAGSQSSRA